The Polyangium mundeleinium genome contains the following window.
GTCGCGTACTAATGATGGCTCTCGTTGCCTTGTACTCTCCAAGGATCATCTGAAGCTCGCGCTCAACCGCTTGCCGCGATTGGTCGACCACCTCATCGAAAGCGTCAAGCAGAAGGAAGAGGCGCCCCTGCCGAAGGAGAGCACGCAGCGATTCTGTTGTCGGGGATCCGTCGAGCCCTGAAAGTGAATGCTGAACAAGGTCCAGTATGCCAACCGACGGAATACAGTTTCGAAGTCGGATTAGCACCGGAACCACCGTACTGCTCCCGTTAACAAACGCTCGTGCCTGACGGAAGCGCAATTGCGCCAACAGGGAACTTTTGCCGATACCCGACTCGCCCACGAGAATTATGGGCGCGGAATCTTGCGTGTTGAACACCTCGCTAAATTGTAGCGGAGGGTTGCTGCCGTCTTTCTCAAAATGGCGAAATACATGCAGCGCTTCCGGCAGGAGGGGTTCGACATCACCGTTGAGTGCGGTTTGAAGAGGTGACGGCAGCAGGGAAGGGACGCCATCCTGAAGGATGCGTCCGATGTACGACCCGAAATCATGCCATAACACGGATTCTGGCACTGCGGATGGTGCCCCGGCGAACATCGCCGGACCATTCACGATGACTTGAGTCGTTACGGGCGCGTGATTGTGTACGACAGCCACGGGACCTTGTATCGTGTCCCCCTGGGCGCTCCGGTCGACTGTTGGGCCCGGGTCCGCGGTTCGCATTTGCTCAAGCAGGGCACGCGCATACGCTGCCGAAATCATTGCGGCATATCCTTGCCAGCGATCCGCCTTGTGCTCATCGCAATAGTCGCAGGTTCCGCGCACGACGAGGTAACCGACGGCGTTCAGCCACGCGCTGTCGGCGACCCCGGCCCCCTCCATCTCCGCCGCCTTCACACCAAACGTATCGCGCAGACGGTCACGAAGCCGCGCGTTTTTGAGCAATTTGTTCGCGGACGCAATCGGACCACGGAAAACACGAGGCTCTCCCGTGCTGCGAGCTGCTCGACCAACGACCTCTTTGGGATTGTTACTTCGATGCAAAACATCGTCATCATCGATATGCGTAGGTCTACGTGCCCACTCGAGTCCGTGCGCGCGGGCGAAGTGAGCTTCCCATGAGCGATGCCCTTCAAGTTCGGCTACTTGAAGATCACGATCCGCCGTCAGAAGTCGTGCGCCTGAGGGACGTGGCGGATGGCGGGGGAGCCTCTCAACAACACCATCCCTCAGGACTTCTTTGTCATGGTCATATTGAATAACACCGTTATGGTCCGATACAACGATGTCACCCAAACGAACATCGTGATCTAGCTTCTCTGGATCGGGCACTGCACCAGCGATGCCAACCATTAGTACATTACTAACACTGGGTAAGCGTTCCAAGACAATCGCGACGTTAGCTGCTGCGAGGTTCTCTCCCATCCATGAACACGCGAGGACCACAGCATGCGTGCCTCCGCCCTTGGCGGGGATTTCGCCAAGCACGTACTCACCCGGCGCTTTTCCTGGAGTAGAGTAGCTTACGCAACCGTCGAGCATCTTTTTCATCGCCACCATCTCTTTGGGCAGGGCGGTGATGACCGCGACGGTCGTGCGTGCGGCGAGCGCTTCCGCACGGATATGGTCGTCATTGGCAGCCATGGGGTTCGTATAGCGCGTCTAGATCGAAATAGGTAGTCCTTGGACGTACCTGCATCTCGCAGACGCTCCCTCCGATCGCCCGGAGGCCCACGGGCTGTGGAGCCCCCACACTTCGGCGTGACCACCGACTAACTTCTCCTCATCAACCTCCTCCCGGCCGCCTCCAAGTCCTCCTTGAGGTGATGCGCATACCGCTGCGTCGTCGCCAGATGCTTATGGCCCGCCATCCTCTGCACGACGTGCACCGGCACCCCCACCCGCAACCACATCGTGATCGCGTAGTGCCGCAAGCAATACACCGACCACCCCCCGACCCCGACCTTCCGCCGCACCCTCTCGAACGCCTGCACGATCCCATACTGCCCCCACGCCCTCCCCCGCTCATTCAGCGCCACAAACTCCTCCCGCCCCGCACCCCCCGCCCCCTCGCTCCCCGCCAACAACCTCCCCAGCTCCGGCGCCACCGGCACTTCGCGCTGCCCCGTCTTCGGCGTGTGCGTCTCCCCATGCGACCGCCCCTCCCGCACGCTCACGAACCCGCCCACGGCCTCCCCCTCCCGCCGCAACCGCACATCCCGCCATCGCAGCGCCCGCACCTCATTCGGCCTTAGCCCCGCATACGCCATCCACGCAAAACTCACCCGATGCCGCTCCCTCGCGGCCGCGAGGATCCGCTCGACCTCCTCGTCCGACGCAATCTCCAGAATGCTCTGCCCCACCGCCTTGAGCCGCGGCATCCCCTCGGGCATCGCGCGCAGATACTTCCGCGCCACCGCGAATCGCAGCACCGACCGGATCACCACCTGCACATGGTTCCGCGTCGCCCGCGCGAGCCCCCGCTCCGAAAGCTCCAGGTCGAGCTGCGCCGCATTCCACCCCGGCGGAAACGAAGGCGCTCAGCAAGCGAAGGACGGTCTCGTAGAATTCCGCGCCCGATGTTCGGTTGGGCCTCGAAGTCGAGCCCGATCTTTCTCGCCCTCCACCTCCTCCCCGCCTCCAAGGTCGATAGCGTTCCCCAGCGCGTGCTCACGGACGAACTCAGGCGTGTCGACGGCGTAGCGTGCCTCGGACGTGGCGTCGGCACCGGCGGGGCCCAGCGGGCAAAGGCGAGGAGGGGGCGGGCCCAGAAGGACAGGGCACGCGACGGCCGGCGCATGATCCGGCTCGATGGGGCGGCCGCGCGCGAAACGACTCCCACCCGGCTGCCCTCCACGGCCCCCCGCCTCCCTCACGCCCTGCGCGAGGAGACCCATGCAAGGACCGTCACACACTCCACCGGAACCCCTACCCCCTTCCGATCCCTTCCCCCGCGCAGCCTCCTTCGTCGAAGCGCTGCGGGACGGACGCCGGGTTCGCATCCTCACGACGGAACCGTGCATGGAGGCGGGGAGATGTTGCGCACATCGCTTCCGGTCGTGCAGGGAGGACCCGAACCGATACGCGTATCGCTTCCGGTCGTGCAGGGAGGACCCAAACCGATACGCGTATCGCTTCCGGTCGTGCAGGGAGGACCCGAACCGATGCGCGTATCGCTTCCGGTCGTGCAGGGAGGACCCGAACCGATACGCGTATCGCTTCCGGTCGTGCAGGGAGGACCCAAACCGATACGCGTATCGCTTCAGGTCGTGCAGGGAGGACCGGACGTGATGTGCGTCACGCCATCGCGCACGCGTCGTCCAAACGCAGACTCCCCGGCGCCCGGAGCCGCGCGCGCGTCTCGGCACGCAGCGCATAAATCTCCTGCGCAGCCGGCCCCCACGCGTACCGACCGGGCTGCGCCTCCACCAGGATCCCGCGCTCACCCAGCGCCGCATACACATCCCCAACCGTCGGCAGATGCGCCGCGGGGTACGCCGCGACGAGCGCCTTCGGGCTCACGTGTTCCAACGCACGCTCAGGCTCCCCCATCTGGTGCGTGACGAGCGCGTAATCCAGCGCGATGGGCTCGAACAACGCCTCGACGACGCGTTGCAGCCGCGTATCACGCACATCCTCGGCCGTCCCCGGATCGAACCACCGATGGCGCGCGAGATGATCCCGCACGGCCACATGGTGCCCAAGGAGCACACGCGCATCCCCATGAAACCAGTGCATCCACTGGTTCTTCAGCGATTGCTGAAGCACGGGCGACGCGAGCTGCGGGGCCTCCAGATCACTCTCCAGCACGCATGCCCCCCGGCGACGAAGAGCGGCCGCGAGCCACGCCTCGTCCACGCCTTCGAGCTCGGCGTGGTTGAGAAACATGCGCAGGTGGAAGCTCGACACCGTCGTCTGGCGGACCTGCTCGGCGACGATCTCCCGGGCGAGGGGCTGCACCTCCGTCGAGGGCTCCAGCGTGAGCGGCGCGCCGCATGCGATATGGACACGGCCGAGCTGCACCTCGTCGCGCGCCATCTGCGTGAGCCATTCGAGCGTCGCGGTAAGCGACATCGGCGGACGCGCGCCGCCCCCGAGCTCCCCTTCGAATGCGCCCTCCTCGGGGACACGATCGTACGAAATCGCGATGGGCAACACGACGAAACGCCGCCCCGTCGCTTGCAGCGCCCGCAAAAGCCCGCGCCGAGGGGGCAATGCCCGCCGCGCGCGGCTGCGTTGCCCCTCGACGAAGAACATCACGGACGCGTCGCGCGCGACGAGCCGCTCGAGCTTGTAGCTCACCTCGCGCACCTCCTTGCCGACGCCCCGGCGCACGTAAAACGCCTGGGATTGCTCGAGCAGGCGCCCGATGAGCGGGATGTTCGAGAACTCCTCGGCCGCGGCGATGTGCGGCACCGGGATGCCGAGCTCCGGGTGCTGGAAGCAGAGGTAGCTGCCGAGGAGGAAATCGAAATAGCTGCGGTGCGAAGGCGCGAGGACGAAGAGGGCGCCCGGCGGGGCCGCGTCGACCGCGCGGCGGAACGAGCGGCGGTCGAACGTCACGACCGACGTGCACCGCCGCAGCGTCTTGCGCAGCCCGTAGGCGAGCGTGCCAATCGCCCAATTGCCCGGCCTCCGCGAGAGGGTCCACGGCAGGTCCTGGTTCCCGTCGTCGTGGTCACGCCCCGCGAGCGTCTGCTCCGTTTCCTTCATGGCAGCGCCTCCTCGATTACCCTTCGCCGTGACCCAGCTTCACCTCGCCGAGGACACCATGATTCCCTGCGCCGAACAGGTTGTCCGGGTCGACGGCCTGCTTCACGTCGCGCATGAACGCGCGCGCGCCCTCCGAGTAGATTTCCTTCACGAAGTCCTGCCGGATCTTGCCGACGCCGTGATGGTGGGAGAGCGAGCCCCCGGCGGCGAGGATCTCCTCGCGCGCGGCGTGCTCCATCTCGCTGTATTGACGCACGGGGTCTTCGACGCCCTTCGCGTAAAAGCCGAGGTAGAAGTAAATGCAGACGCCCGTCGGATACACCTGCGTGATGCGCCCGGTGAAGAAGGGCTTGCCCGGCAAGCGCCGCTGCTCGTGCTCGCGCAGCACGCGCTTGTGGACCCGGTCGTAGAGCTCCAGCGCGCGGCTCCACGGGACGCTCGTCTCGAAGCTCTCGGCGATCGCCCAATGCTCGAACGTGAGGTCGCGGATGTACGCAATGCCGAAGGTGAGCTGATAGCCGCGCTCGCCATTCGCCGCGCCGGCCTTCAGGCCGCCGTGCTGCTTGGCGATGCGGTAGAGCGTCTTTTCCTGGAACTCGACCTCGTCTTTCGTCCCTTCGAAGACGATCGTGGCGACGGCGAGCTGGTGCGGATCAAAGCCCTTGATCTTGGTGACGAGGAGCTGCTCCGCGTGGCTCTTCGCATGCGCCAGGAGCCCTGTCTTCTTCGGCTTGAGCGCCTGACCGAAATGAAACTGCGTGTTATCCATGACGCGCACGCTCGCGGGCACGGCGCCGGCGCGCTGGAGGTCGTACAGGAAGGCGAGGCCGCGCTCGAGGTCGGGGAAGATGACGCTGCCGTAGCGCTGCACCTCGGGCACGGGGAAGAGCTTGACGATGGCGGTCGTGATGATGCCGTAGTTGCCTTCGCTCCCGAACATGAAGTTCCGCGGATTGGTGCCAATGCTCTCGCGCGGCGCCACCTGCGGCCGCTCGACGACGCCACGCGCAGTGACGACCTGCATATCGAGGACGAGGTCCTCGATGTTGCCATACCGGTTCTTCTTCATGCCGCTCGCGTTGGTCGCGATCCACCCGCCGAGCGTCGAGAATTCGAGGCTGTCGGGCTCGTGCCCCATGGTGAGCCCGTGCTTCGCGAGCTCGGCGACGATGTGCCGGCCCGTCGCGCCGGCCTCGATGCAGGCCATGCGGTTCGTGGGATCGATCCAGAGGACCTTGTTCATGCGGCGCATGTCGACGGCAAGGACGACGCGCTTTTCATCGATCGACAGGCGCAAGGCATCCGTGACGTTCGTGCCGCCGCCGAACGGAATGAGGCACGCGCCGTGCTCCTTCGCGACCTCCGTCAGCTTCACGACCTCGTCATGCGACGTCGGAAAGACGACGAGATCGGGCACGCGCGGGAGGCGCTCGTAACGGATGGCCCAGATCTCGGCGCCGGTGTGCCCGTGGCCGCGGCGCAGGCGAACGAGCGGATCACTCGAGATCTGATCGTCCTTGAGGAAGCCTTTCAGCCCAGCGACGACCGCGCTCGTGTCCATGGCCTCGGGGACCGGCGGGGGATAATGCGGCTCATTGCGATTGCCGTAGGAGAGCGGCGCGGAGAGCGTGGCCGAAATCCAAGGCAAGAGCGACGGGAGGTCGACATTGCTGATGTTGTAGCGGCGGCCGGTGAGCACGACGTTGCCGTTCGGCTTCACGACGAAACGCGTATCGGCAAAGCCCCAGCCATCCAGGCTCTCGTCGTCTTTGGGCAGCGGCGCCGGGCTCGGGATGATGCGCGTGCTCGGGGCGCGTGCGCCGCGCGGAGGGAGGGTCGAGCCGGATGCGTTGTCGCGGTTGTCGTGTGCCATGGTGGTCGAAGGATGTTGCTCGGAAAGGATGGAGCCTCAAGCGAAAGCCTTTCGCCCGACGAGGCAGGCCGGACCTGTAGCACAGGGAGGGCGCGTCGTGCCACGCAATGAAGCAACACGTGGCCGTGCTGCATCGCGGCATTTCTGCGCGAGCGCAAATGTCTCAATGGCCCGATGCTCACGCCGCCACGCGCGGGCGGCGTGTCCCCTACTCCACCCGAACGACCGCCTCTTCCGGCAAGCTCGCCGCGAACGCGTCCCGCGCCGTCCGCACCTTCTCCACGTCGAGGCCGTCGAAGGTCAGCTTCGTCCGGTATTCGAGCCCGCTCCACCGGGGGTATGAGCCGATCTCCACGTCCGGGTGCTCCGAGACCACGCGGTCGAGCATCGGCTTGATCGTGCCCTCGTCGAGGGTCGTGAAGACCGCATGCGAGACGAACGGCACGTCGGCGCCGAGCTCCGCCTGGATCAGCGGGATCTTCGCCTGGAAGATCTCCGGGACGCCCGGCAGGATCCACACGTTGTTCATGACGACCGTCGGCCACGGCATCGACTTCGTCGACGCGAGGCGCGCACCATGCGGCATGCGCGCCATCAAGAGGTGCCCCTCGGTCACCTTCTCGCCGTAGTAGGTCCGCAGCATCGCCTCCATCGACGGGTCGGTCACCACGTGCGTGCCGAAGGCCCGCGCCACGCCGTCGATGGTCACGTCGTCGTGCGTCGGGCCGACCCCACCCGAGGTGAAGAGCCAGTCGTGCGTCTTCGACAACGTCCGCACTTCCTCGGCGATGACGTCGATGTCGTCGAGCACCATCACCACGCGCCGGAAGACCACGCCGAGCGAGCGCAGGGCCCGCGCGAGCACGACGATGTTCGCGTCCGCGATCTTGCCGCTGAGCAGCTCGTTGCCGATGATGAGCGCCGCCGCCGTTCGCACGGAAAAAACTCCTAGCTCTCGAACTCGCGCACGATGGGCTTGCCCTGGGCGTCGATGCCGAGGAGCTCCTCGACGCGGCGCTCGGCCCGGTCGAGCCGGTCCTTCGCGGCGCGCGCGAGGCGCACGCCCTCCTCGAAGAGCGCGAGCGAGCGCTCGAGCGGCAGCTCCCCGCCTTCGAGCTCCTCCACGATGGCGGAGAGCCGCCGCGTGGACTCCTCGAACGAGAGCGCGGACGCCTGCTCCGGGGCGGCAGGCTTGGTGATCGAAGCCGTCTCTTGGCTCATGGCGACCCAGCGTCCCCCGGGATGGCCTCGGGCGCAAGCGTGAGCGCGGCAGGGCCGTCCGGCAGGCCCGGGACGAGCACCACGCCGTCCGGATCCGCCACGATCGGCACAGCCACGCCGTCGGAGCGAACGAGCCGCGCCGCGCGGCCTTGAATCGACGGGAGCGCCGCCGGCGCGTTCGCCACGAGCGAGACCCACGCGACCGGGCCGCGAGGCACGGCGAGCGCCGGAAGGAGCGTGCGGCCGGACAAAGCCGCGCGGGCCAAGGCGCGGACCTGGTCGTCCGGATCGAGGTCCCGCGCGAGTTCGAGCGTCGCCGCGCGCAAGGGCTCGCGACGCACGGAGAGGGCGCGCACGACGGCGCGGCGCACGGTCGGGTCCTCCTCGAAGCGGTAGGCATTCGCGAGCAGCGACGTCGCGTCCGGCTCCGGATCGAGCGCGAGGCCGAGCGCCGTGTGCGCGCGGATGACCGGATCGGTGCCGGCGAGCAGGCGCTTGATGCGGCTGCGGATCGCCTCGTCGTCGCGGCTCGGCAAGGCGCGCGCGGCGAGCGCGGCGAGCGGGCTCTCCCCTTCGGCCCAGCGCGCGAGCAGCGCCGTGGGCAGGCCCGCGCCGCTCGGATCGGCGAGGAGCGCGACGCCCGCCGCGACCTCGATCGCCGAAGGAACGTCCCCCTTCCCCGTCGCCTTCGCGTTCGCGCCGAGCACGCGCCCGAGCTCCGCCGGCGCGTCGTCCTTGCCGAGCGCCGCGCGCGCGAGCGAGGCGCGCGCCACCGCGGCCACGATCGCCACGTCGCAGGGGCGTTTCTCGGGGCAAGCTGCGTCGAGGGCGGAGCGGACGCTCGTGCGGCCCGTCGCGACCCGACCAAAGGCGCTCACGGCGCGGTCGGCCGGGTCTTTTTCGTTCGCCATGGCCACGAGCGCGTCGCCGAGGCCGTCCGGCTCGTCCCCGAGCACGAGCCAACGCACGAGCGCCGCGCGCGTGATCAGCCGGCGCGGCGCGCCCTTCTTCGCCGACGTGCTGCCGAGCGCCCGCGAGAGGGCCGCGCGCGCGTCCTGGCCTGGCATCCGCGCCAGCGCGAACGCCGCGGCCGTCGCATGTTCGGGCTTGCCGAGCTGCACGAGCAGCGCCGCCGCCGCCTCCGGCCCGCCCGCGCGCCCGATCGCCGCGATGGCTTGCTCCCGATCGTCTCCGTCGAGCGCATCGAGCGCCGCGACGAGGGGTTTGACCAGCGCGGGCGAGGGCGCGGTGAGCGCGAGGCGCACGCCGTCGAGGCGCGTCGGGCCGGCCGCGAGCAGCGCCGTGATCGCCTCGGACGCGCCTTCCACGCCGAGCCGCGCGAGCACCTCGGCGCCCGCGCGCTTCTGCTTCACGTCGTCGCTCTTCACCCACGTGCGCGCCGCGGCTTGCGCGCTCGAGTCCCCGAGCCGCGCGAGCGCGAGCGCCGCAGCCGCGCGGTAGGCCAGATCCACGTCTTCGAGCCCCTGCCGGAGCCGCGGAATCGCCCGCACGTCCCCGAGGTCGCCGAGCAGCGCGGCGAGGGCCGGCTCGATCCGGCGACGCCCTTCGAGCAGCGCCGCGATCGACGCCGGCGGGTACACCACGAGCGCCGCCGACGCCGCCTCACCACCCGGCCCGCCTTGCATCACGGCGCCCACGAGCGCCGACGTGGCCTTCTTGTCGCGGCTCCTCGCGAGCGCGAGCGCCGCGGCCCCACGCGCGAGCCCTCCGTGCGAGGCCGCGCGCGCCTCGGGCCCGCCTTCGGTCAGCTCCCGGATGAGCAGCGGCCGCACCGCCTCGCGATCGGCGTGCGCCGCGAGGATCCGGATGCCTTCGAGGCGCGTGCGCCCGTCGCGCGCGAGGAGCGACGACTGCTCGAACGCGTTCGTCAGGGCGTCGAGCGCCTCGGGCGTCCCGATCGCGCCGAGCCGCCGCACGCCACGCAGCCGCCCCTCGACCGTCCCCGACACGAGCAGCCGCTCGGCAACGGGGATCCCGAACAAGCCACGCAGCGTCCCGCGGCCCGGGGCCTCGGCCTCGTCGTCGGCCTCGACGACGGCCTTGCGCGACACGCCCACGGCGAGCCCCTGGGCCTCGGCCGCGCGGGTAGGCAGGAGCGAGGACGCGACGAACGAAAGGGCAGCGAAGGAGAGCGCGGTGAGGGCCCGGGAGCAGCGAGACATCGCGGCGCAACTATCGGCGAGGGAGGCCGGGTTGTCACGCCTCATCCTCGGGGGGTTCTAGGCTCGATCGAGCTGGGCCAGGAAGTCGCGAAGGCTTTCGTCGAGGTCTCTCGGCGTCACCTTGACCTCGGCGAAGATGCGCTGGGTCCCCGCGGGATCGGTCTTCAGGTTCGCGATGATCGTGTCGAGATCGCCCTTGGCCGCGAGCACGGCCACGCGCAGCTTGTCCTTCGGCCCGAGGTCGTTCGTCGCCGCGCCGCGGAGCTTGTCCAGGCATTCCGAAAGCTTCACGCCCCGGAGCGCAGCCACACGGGAAGCGTCCCGCGGCCCGCCGCTGTTCGAATACGCGGTGAGGGTCGTGCTCTCGCGCGCGGCGAGGTACTTCCACATCGCGGACGCGACGTTCGGGACCGTGTTCATCGTATCCTTCGGCTTCAAGCCCACCGCCTTGAGGACCTTCTCGTACGACTTGCTGTAATTCTCGGCCGCGCGCGGCTCGACCACGCTTGCGGGGTCCTTCCCTTGCGCCTGCAAGGCTTTGTTGACGGTATTGCCCGCTCCGGTGATCTTCTTGGTGAAGTAACTCAGCATGTGCTTCACCGAGATGGCGGCATGTCCTTCGGACTTCAGGAACAGAGCCGACGAGGCCGATCCGACACTTTCGAGCTGGACGAGGAGCTCACTGTATCCCTTGAGGAATTGCCAGCCGGCGCCCGCGCTCTTGCCGCGCTCGCCGAGATGGCTCGACCACCGATCCGGCAGCGCGTCGTACCCTTGTCTCACCTGCCCCGGACTCTCGAGCTCGATCATGAATGAGCCCTTCTCGACGGGCTGATGGATCCAGCACACGATGTACAGGGCCTGGAACCCGTCGAGACCCACCGCCGACCGGAGGAGCGCGCTCACGGGTTCACTTCCTTGTCCAAACCGATCCTTCAGGTACTTGGACCAGTCGGCCGGCGTCTGAAAGCTCGGGCCAAAGATCTTGTCCTTGTCGCTCCGACTGCTCTCACCCTTGATGAGGTCCACGAGCGTGGGCATCGCTCACCTCGCTCCGGGCTTCTTCGCCTTCGCCACCTGGGCCTCGGCCTGCGAGACGGCCTCGTTCAGCGTCTGCAGCGCCTCGATGGCATGCGCCGAGCCTTGCCGATCGATGTCGAGCTGGAGGCCGCAGCCCGCGCAAAAAATGGAGTGGCCGGTCAGGATCTGCTCGATCGTGGCCTTGATCTTGAAATTGCAGCACGGGCACGGGAAGCCATGATTGTCGGACTGAGCCTTCAACCCTTGCAGCATGACGATCCTCTCCTTGCTCGATGGTCCTGGTTCGTGCGATTGCGTTATTCTTGGCCGCCGACGGGCGCCCCGGTGACCTGGATGTTGTTGCTGAGCAGCCCGAAGATGCCCGTGATCCCCGCGGGCACGTCGCTGCGCGACATCGTCAGCGTGAACTTGATGTTGGTCGTCTCGGACGTGGCGTCGTTCTTCGACTGCGCGTCCGCCGCGATCTTCGCGAGCAGCTTCGGCGCTTGCGAATCGCCCTGGCTCATCTCCACGATCTTCGTCGTGAACGAGATCTCCGCCTTGTCGATGCCGAGAATGGGGATCGGGACGAGCGTCAAGAGCGGTACGGAGACGGTGTATCGCTTGACGCCCACGCCCGGCACGACCTGCTGGTAGCTGAACTGCACCGTGCGCAGCTCGCCCTTCTCGTCGAAGCCCACGTTCTGAATGAAGTCCGACGTGGCCCTGGCGGCCATTCCATCCGCATCGACGACGTCGCGGACGAGGCTCCCCACGAGCTGACTCAACGGGATCTGAGAAACGGTGTTCTCCGGCATGACGGACTCCTACACGATCGCGTGGGGCGCTTCGGCCGTGACTCCCTGGAGCCGCGGCACGCCCGACGCGTCGATCTCGATCGACATCTTCACCAAGAGGAGCGGCCCCAGCTCCGCTCGTTCCTTCTCCGCGATCGGCCATTCGAACGTGCACACGACGTGGGTCGGGCGCAGGTTCGAACGAAAACGCTCCACCTGCTGCGCTCCGGAGAGCTCGCGCGCAGGCACGCGAACGAGCGCGAGCCCTCGCTCGATTTCATGCAGCACTGCAGTGACCATCCGCTCGACTCGCTCCTGCATCGACGCTCACCCCGAACCGCAAGCAGGTGGAGATCGCGACCATCGCCCTCGTTCAGCTCACGTCGTCGTCTTGCCGGGCACCGCCTTGATGGCGTCGTTCAGCATGTTGAGCACCTTCGAGGTGCCCGCAGGCATGTCGTGCCCCGTGGCGTGCACGTTGACGTTGACCGTGTACTCGACGGAGTACTTCGAGTCCCTCGTCGAGCTCGAGTCCGACTTGCTCGAATAGCTCCCCTTGAAATTGACCTTGTCGAAGAGGAAGCCGACGGATCCGCTGGTCTCGCCGCCCGCCTGGCTCTCCGAGCTTTGCTTCGTGTCGAAGCTCGACGTGGCATTGATGGCCGCCTTGAAGTTGATGTCCATCGTCTCGACGAGCAGGTACGGGATCGGTACCAGGGTCAAGAGCGGCACCGTGAGCTGCGCCGTCTCGCCGCCTCGCGAGAATGTGAACGTGACGGACATCACGGCCGTCGGCTTTGCATTGTCCGTCGACATCTGGGGGTTGCCGTCTTTGTCGAGGCCAAAGAGGACACCCAGCACGTACTTCAGCGTGGCGTTCGCCGCCAAGGTCTGCGCTTCGACGCCCGCGACGAGCGGACCGCCGATGATCGCCCCGAAGGGGATCTGACTGAGGAGCTGCGTCGCGGCTTGCTGATCGCCGCCGGTGGCTTCGCCGGATCCTGTATCGCCCATGGGAAGACTCCTTTTTTATGCCGCCGGGCGCCGAAAACGGAGGCACCACCGGAGCACCGCAAGAACAAGGCAAGCAGGTCGAGATACGCCGCTTGGCCGAAAAGAACGATTCATGGCGCCCACGCACGACACACGTCGCCGTCGCGTGGGATCACGCCCGCGAATCACGGCAAAGCAGCGAGACGCAGACCCCCGAGCCAAAGAAGTCGCGAGCCCCGGCTGCAGCTATCGGCCGCTCGCCGGTGCTCTACAGATACGGCCGGTCGATCCTCGGGAGCAACAAATTTTCGTCCCACGACAGGATCGTTACGAATTCATACGTTTCAGGCCCGCCGAGCCCGGTCGTTTGACAACGAGATTCAGCGTATTTTCCCGCGAGATTCGCGCCATTGTCGTTCGAGTCAAACGGGGGTGATCGACACGTACGGCTCGACCAACGATATCGGCGCGTCGCGCGACGCCACGTTTCGCCGCGGATTCGATCCGCAATCGCGCTCGGACGCACCCCCGCGGCGCCCCTCCCTGGATCACCTCCGATCCACCTGCCCGTTGCCAAACGCGGATCGCGCCCGTCCCTGGTCACGCGACAGCGCAGGTTCGGCCACGATCGATCGCCATCCTGCGAGCGGCGACGCACCCTCGCCCGCCTCCGCGAGGGCCTCCGCTCCCGCACGCCCCGCGCGTCGCGCCCAACCGTTCCATGAGACCGACGCCGGCCGCCGCGGGGCCTTCCGCCCGCGCCCCCAGGTCCCTCCCCCCTGTCAAGACCCATCTTGGTCGTGCCTCCGCGCGCGCCGGCCCACCTCGCCGCGGCGCAGCACTATTCCGTATCGTCAGAACGGAACGAAATTGCTGGTCGGGCTGGCGGCTGGCAACTACGTTACGTCACCCGTCCCGG
Protein-coding sequences here:
- a CDS encoding tyrosine-type recombinase/integrase, with product MVIRSVLRFAVARKYLRAMPEGMPRLKAVGQSILEIASDEEVERILAAARERHRVSFAWMAYAGLRPNEVRALRWRDVRLRREGEAVGGFVSVREGRSHGETHTPKTGQREVPVAPELGRLLAGSEGAGGAGREEFVALNERGRAWGQYGIVQAFERVRRKVGVGGWSVYCLRHYAITMWLRVGVPVHVVQRMAGHKHLATTQRYAHHLKEDLEAAGRRLMRRS
- a CDS encoding 1-acyl-sn-glycerol-3-phosphate acyltransferase yields the protein MKETEQTLAGRDHDDGNQDLPWTLSRRPGNWAIGTLAYGLRKTLRRCTSVVTFDRRSFRRAVDAAPPGALFVLAPSHRSYFDFLLGSYLCFQHPELGIPVPHIAAAEEFSNIPLIGRLLEQSQAFYVRRGVGKEVREVSYKLERLVARDASVMFFVEGQRSRARRALPPRRGLLRALQATGRRFVVLPIAISYDRVPEEGAFEGELGGGARPPMSLTATLEWLTQMARDEVQLGRVHIACGAPLTLEPSTEVQPLAREIVAEQVRQTTVSSFHLRMFLNHAELEGVDEAWLAAALRRRGACVLESDLEAPQLASPVLQQSLKNQWMHWFHGDARVLLGHHVAVRDHLARHRWFDPGTAEDVRDTRLQRVVEALFEPIALDYALVTHQMGEPERALEHVSPKALVAAYPAAHLPTVGDVYAALGERGILVEAQPGRYAWGPAAQEIYALRAETRARLRAPGSLRLDDACAMA
- a CDS encoding FAD-binding oxidoreductase encodes the protein MAHDNRDNASGSTLPPRGARAPSTRIIPSPAPLPKDDESLDGWGFADTRFVVKPNGNVVLTGRRYNISNVDLPSLLPWISATLSAPLSYGNRNEPHYPPPVPEAMDTSAVVAGLKGFLKDDQISSDPLVRLRRGHGHTGAEIWAIRYERLPRVPDLVVFPTSHDEVVKLTEVAKEHGACLIPFGGGTNVTDALRLSIDEKRVVLAVDMRRMNKVLWIDPTNRMACIEAGATGRHIVAELAKHGLTMGHEPDSLEFSTLGGWIATNASGMKKNRYGNIEDLVLDMQVVTARGVVERPQVAPRESIGTNPRNFMFGSEGNYGIITTAIVKLFPVPEVQRYGSVIFPDLERGLAFLYDLQRAGAVPASVRVMDNTQFHFGQALKPKKTGLLAHAKSHAEQLLVTKIKGFDPHQLAVATIVFEGTKDEVEFQEKTLYRIAKQHGGLKAGAANGERGYQLTFGIAYIRDLTFEHWAIAESFETSVPWSRALELYDRVHKRVLREHEQRRLPGKPFFTGRITQVYPTGVCIYFYLGFYAKGVEDPVRQYSEMEHAAREEILAAGGSLSHHHGVGKIRQDFVKEIYSEGARAFMRDVKQAVDPDNLFGAGNHGVLGEVKLGHGEG
- a CDS encoding competence/damage-inducible protein A, with amino-acid sequence MRTAAALIIGNELLSGKIADANIVVLARALRSLGVVFRRVVMVLDDIDVIAEEVRTLSKTHDWLFTSGGVGPTHDDVTIDGVARAFGTHVVTDPSMEAMLRTYYGEKVTEGHLLMARMPHGARLASTKSMPWPTVVMNNVWILPGVPEIFQAKIPLIQAELGADVPFVSHAVFTTLDEGTIKPMLDRVVSEHPDVEIGSYPRWSGLEYRTKLTFDGLDVEKVRTARDAFAASLPEEAVVRVE
- the xseB gene encoding exodeoxyribonuclease VII small subunit codes for the protein MSQETASITKPAAPEQASALSFEESTRRLSAIVEELEGGELPLERSLALFEEGVRLARAAKDRLDRAERRVEELLGIDAQGKPIVREFES